Proteins from a genomic interval of Choristoneura fumiferana chromosome 12, NRCan_CFum_1, whole genome shotgun sequence:
- the LOC141433748 gene encoding UPF0728 protein v1g117062-like isoform X3, whose amino-acid sequence MGSQYVKIFYGPYTSFHTTSHKPQKLLGTRDKLRKLGYRVDLIPVHHINYCLFVMIGHEIFRCDIQNLQFNTESDLDPVSQRAVEACLQASRKFRRARTHFWLRSLLEHRVFMQYGPKDYSPIEVNLKKYASCLECVNCCGILVRKNTEEESESNYEKIKHEILFPS is encoded by the exons ATGGGAAGTCAATATGTCAAAATTTTCTACGGCCCTTATACATCGTTCCATACAACATCACACAAGCCTCAGAAACTACTGGGCACAAGAG ATAAGCTGCGTAAGCTGGGTTACCGCGTCGACCTGATCCCGGTCCACCATATCAACTACTGTTTGTTTGTCATGATCGGCCATGAG ATCTTTCGCTGTGATATCCAAAACCTCCAATTCAACACGGAGTCCGATCTAGATCCGGTAAGCCAACGGGCTGTGGAAGCGTGTCTTCAGGCCAGTAGGAAGTTCAGACGCGCGCGCACCCACTTCTGGCTCAGGAGTCTGTTAGAACACCGTGTATTCATGCAATACGGTCCCAAGGATTACTCACCGATAGAAGTCAACTTGAAGAAATACGCCAGTTGCCTGGAATGCGTCAATTGCTGCGGTATCCTAGTGCGTAAGAATACGGAAGAGGAATCGGAATCTAATTACGAGAAAATCAAGCATGAGATTCTTTTTCCATCTTAG
- the LOC141433748 gene encoding uncharacterized protein isoform X4 gives MESDNVGHLNKLRKLGYRVDLIPVHHINYCLFVMIGHEIFRCDIQNLQFNTESDLDPVSQRAVEACLQASRKFRRARTHFWLRSLLEHRVFMQYGPKDYSPIEVNLKKYASCLECVNCCGILVRKNTEEESESNYEKIKHEILFPS, from the exons atggaatcgGATAATGTGGGACATTTAA ATAAGCTGCGTAAGCTGGGTTACCGCGTCGACCTGATCCCGGTCCACCATATCAACTACTGTTTGTTTGTCATGATCGGCCATGAG ATCTTTCGCTGTGATATCCAAAACCTCCAATTCAACACGGAGTCCGATCTAGATCCGGTAAGCCAACGGGCTGTGGAAGCGTGTCTTCAGGCCAGTAGGAAGTTCAGACGCGCGCGCACCCACTTCTGGCTCAGGAGTCTGTTAGAACACCGTGTATTCATGCAATACGGTCCCAAGGATTACTCACCGATAGAAGTCAACTTGAAGAAATACGCCAGTTGCCTGGAATGCGTCAATTGCTGCGGTATCCTAGTGCGTAAGAATACGGAAGAGGAATCGGAATCTAATTACGAGAAAATCAAGCATGAGATTCTTTTTCCATCTTAG
- the LOC141433748 gene encoding uncharacterized protein isoform X1, with translation MSNDLGLAFFTRSHCEKIHYFIKSRLIIMGSQYVKIFYGPYTSFHTTSHKPQKLLGTRDKLRKLGYRVDLIPVHHINYCLFVMIGHEIFRCDIQNLQFNTESDLDPVSQRAVEACLQASRKFRRARTHFWLRSLLEHRVFMQYGPKDYSPIEVNLKKYASCLECVNCCGILVRKNTEEESESNYEKIKHEILFPS, from the exons ATGTCAAACGATTTGGGGCTCGCGTTTTTTACGCGTTCCCAT TGTgagaaaatacattattttattaaatcacgTTTGATCATAATGGGAAGTCAATATGTCAAAATTTTCTACGGCCCTTATACATCGTTCCATACAACATCACACAAGCCTCAGAAACTACTGGGCACAAGAG ATAAGCTGCGTAAGCTGGGTTACCGCGTCGACCTGATCCCGGTCCACCATATCAACTACTGTTTGTTTGTCATGATCGGCCATGAG ATCTTTCGCTGTGATATCCAAAACCTCCAATTCAACACGGAGTCCGATCTAGATCCGGTAAGCCAACGGGCTGTGGAAGCGTGTCTTCAGGCCAGTAGGAAGTTCAGACGCGCGCGCACCCACTTCTGGCTCAGGAGTCTGTTAGAACACCGTGTATTCATGCAATACGGTCCCAAGGATTACTCACCGATAGAAGTCAACTTGAAGAAATACGCCAGTTGCCTGGAATGCGTCAATTGCTGCGGTATCCTAGTGCGTAAGAATACGGAAGAGGAATCGGAATCTAATTACGAGAAAATCAAGCATGAGATTCTTTTTCCATCTTAG
- the LOC141433748 gene encoding uncharacterized protein isoform X2 produces MESDNCEKIHYFIKSRLIIMGSQYVKIFYGPYTSFHTTSHKPQKLLGTRDKLRKLGYRVDLIPVHHINYCLFVMIGHEIFRCDIQNLQFNTESDLDPVSQRAVEACLQASRKFRRARTHFWLRSLLEHRVFMQYGPKDYSPIEVNLKKYASCLECVNCCGILVRKNTEEESESNYEKIKHEILFPS; encoded by the exons atggaatcgGATAAT TGTgagaaaatacattattttattaaatcacgTTTGATCATAATGGGAAGTCAATATGTCAAAATTTTCTACGGCCCTTATACATCGTTCCATACAACATCACACAAGCCTCAGAAACTACTGGGCACAAGAG ATAAGCTGCGTAAGCTGGGTTACCGCGTCGACCTGATCCCGGTCCACCATATCAACTACTGTTTGTTTGTCATGATCGGCCATGAG ATCTTTCGCTGTGATATCCAAAACCTCCAATTCAACACGGAGTCCGATCTAGATCCGGTAAGCCAACGGGCTGTGGAAGCGTGTCTTCAGGCCAGTAGGAAGTTCAGACGCGCGCGCACCCACTTCTGGCTCAGGAGTCTGTTAGAACACCGTGTATTCATGCAATACGGTCCCAAGGATTACTCACCGATAGAAGTCAACTTGAAGAAATACGCCAGTTGCCTGGAATGCGTCAATTGCTGCGGTATCCTAGTGCGTAAGAATACGGAAGAGGAATCGGAATCTAATTACGAGAAAATCAAGCATGAGATTCTTTTTCCATCTTAG
- the LOC141433087 gene encoding cytochrome P450 6a2-like — protein sequence MALVLILLALALFIYYYGTRNHDYWAKRNVKHDPPTFFFGNNFLGFVGKKSFTDVSLNMYDSFPNEKLVGYYRGATPELYIRDPEIVRNILTTDFAYFHRRGLGRDPDVEPLLLSIFHVDGDRWKLARQRLTPAFTTARLRGMFPLVVRCAEKLQRLAEDKARSGGPCDVRDLMARFTTDFIGACGFGVDIDSINNEHSAFRDIGKLVFARPLGVIVKSILWELFPILRSAIHVSDPRIEKSIIEFVKKIREEREFKPSGRNDFVDLLLELESNGTMIGPSIEHYHDDGSPVEVQLEMDIKLMAAQVFIFFAAGYETSSSTTSYTLHELAYNPEYQLKIQEEIDTVLRKYDNKLCYDAIAEMTWLNMAFKESMRIFPSVGVLTRVCARRYRFPDLDLTVDPGVKVVIPVQALQTDEQYFDNPLVFRPERFSPTEVGKQHKYTYLPFGDGPRACIGEFNFVQVYS from the coding sequence ATGGCTTTAGTGTTGATATTGTTAGCACTTGCGCTCTTCATTTATTACTACGGCACTCGAAACCACGACTACTGGGCCAAGAGAAACGTAAAACATGACCCTCCTACATTTTTCTTCGGTAACAATTTCCTCGGATTTGTGGGAAAAAAAAGTTTCACAGACGTATCTCTGAATATGTACGACAGTTTTCCAAATGAGAAACTCGTCGGCTACTACAGAGGGGCGACGCCGGAGCTGTACATCAGAGACCCGGAGATAGTAAGAAACATATTGACCACGGATTTCGCGTATTTCCACAGACGAGGTCTTGGGAGAGATCCGGATGTAGAGCCGTTGCTGCTCAGTATTTTCCACGTGGACGGAGACAGGTGGAAGCTAGCGCGGCAGCGGCTAACACCGGCATTCACGACGGCACGACTCCGCGGTATGTTCCCGCTCGTAGTACGCTGTGCGGAAAAGCTACAGCGACTAGCGGAGGACAAGGCACGGAGCGGCGGCCCCTGCGACGTGCGAGACCTCATGGCGCGCTTCACCACCGACTTCATCGGCGCCTGCGGCTTCGGTGTCGACATCGACTCCATCAACAACGAACACTCCGCTTTCAGAGATATAGGAAAACTGGTCTTCGCTCGACCGTTAGGAGTTATCGTGAAGTCCATACTCTGGGAGCTATTTCCTATTTTGCGATCCGCAATCCACGTCTCTGATCCCAGAATTGAAAAGAGTATTAtagaatttgtaaaaaaaataagagagGAAAGAGAGTTTAAGCCCTCGGGCCGCAATGACTTCGTAGACTTACTCCTGGAGTTAGAGAGCAATGGAACAATGATAGGGCCATCCATCGAGCATTACCATGACGACGGCTCGCCCGTCGAAGTGCAGCTCGAAATGGATATCAAACTGATGGCGGCACAAGTGTTCATTTTCTTTGCTGCTGGATACGAAACCTCGTCTTCAACTACAAGTTATACATTGCATGAACTCGCGTACAATCCTGAATACCAGCTAAAGATACAAGAAGAGATAGATACCGTGCTTCGGAAATATGACAATAAATTGTGCTATGATGCTATAGCTGAGATGACCTGGCTGAATATGGCTTTTAAGGAGTCAATGAGGATTTTTCCGTCGGTGGGCGTGTTGACGAGGGTGTGCGCGCGGCGGTACCGCTTCCCTGACCTTGACCTGACCGTAGACCCCGGGGTCAAGGTCGTGATCCCGGTGCAGGCGCTGCAGACGGACGAGCAGTACTTCGACAACCCGCTGGTGTTCCGGCCGGAGCGGTTCAGCCCCACTGAGGTGGGAAAGCAgcataaatatacttatttgcCATTCGGTGATGGGCCCCGAGCTTGTATAGGTGAGTTTAATTTTGTTCAAGTTTACAGTTAA